Proteins from a genomic interval of Candidatus Binatia bacterium:
- a CDS encoding biopolymer transporter ExbD, protein MSRRPMRGSARLADVEPDMNVTPLVDIVLVLLIIFMVVAPRMNQDIQVDLPGIFNPDPDIKGTMDPLKVAIPKAGEYYIDDQLYNLDGVAAYLSERHAAEPLRKLVLRADAGLRYGEVRDIMARAQEIGFPGLSFLVGKRHKAGEEATSDVAAKESAAAAPADTGAAPGSTGPAPENAGQGN, encoded by the coding sequence ATGAGCAGAAGACCGATGCGCGGCAGCGCCCGGTTGGCGGATGTCGAGCCCGACATGAACGTCACGCCGCTCGTCGACATCGTGCTGGTGCTGCTGATCATTTTCATGGTGGTGGCGCCGCGCATGAACCAGGACATTCAGGTGGACTTGCCCGGCATCTTCAATCCCGACCCGGACATCAAAGGCACGATGGACCCGCTGAAGGTCGCAATCCCAAAAGCGGGCGAGTACTACATCGATGACCAGCTGTACAACTTGGACGGTGTGGCGGCGTACCTGAGCGAACGGCACGCCGCGGAGCCGCTCCGGAAACTGGTGCTGCGTGCGGACGCCGGCCTCAGGTACGGGGAGGTGCGGGACATCATGGCGCGGGCACAGGAGATCGGCTTCCCCGGCCTGTCGTTCCTGGTGGGGAAACGCCACAAGGCCGGAGAAGAAGCCACGAGCGACGTGGCGGCGAAGGAAAGTGCGGCGGCTGCCCCAGCAGACACGGGGGCCGCTCCAGGAAGCACAGGCCCCGCGCCGGAAAACGCGGGACAGGGGAATTGA